A section of the Primulina eburnea isolate SZY01 chromosome 1, ASM2296580v1, whole genome shotgun sequence genome encodes:
- the LOC140841613 gene encoding zinc finger protein CONSTANS-LIKE 9-like isoform X3: MGYLCDFCGEQRSFVYCRSDAACLCLSCDRNVHSANALSRRHSRTLVCERCNSQPAFVRCIEENISLCQNCDWMEHVGSNTSHVHRIQAVNCYSGCPSATELSAIWWFLLDSTNEKKTGYMSITDNKPKDFLGPQQKDNVRDASLEAEDSCLHTEDLDKSVTQMDSLSPLLDPKTHNMVQAPGVSQSALSKDNSFYDDFNVDEADINIENYEELFGVALNDPKQLFDDEELFGTKARSYTAEESYVGGVNACSNATSIDSVISCKTETNVCFAGEISATDYQDCGASPSRIMGEPPWCPLVSESSLPSSSRTDAVMRYKEKKKTRNRFEKKVRYASRKARADVRRREKGRFIKAGDAYDYDPLIPSRSY; the protein is encoded by the exons ATGGGTTATCTTTGTGATTTCTGTGGGGAACAAAGATCGTTTGTATATTGTCGGTCTGATGCGGCTTGTTTATGTTTATCGTGTGACCGAAATGTTCATTCTGCTAATGCTCTCTCGAGACGTCACTCAAGGACACTTGTGTGCGAAAGATGCAATTCTCAGCCGGCTTTTGTTAGATGTATTGAGGAAAATATATCTCTTTGCCAAAATTGTGATTGGATGGAGCATGTTGGCTCCAATACTAGTCATGTGCATAGGATACAAGCGGTAAATTGTTATTCTGGCTGCCCTTCAGCTACAGAACTTTCAGCAATTTGGTGGTTTCTTTTAGATTCAACCAATGAGAAGAAAACGGGTTATATGAGCATTACGGATAACAAGCCAAAGGATTTCTTAGGTCCCCAGCAAAAGGACAACGTTCGAGATGCATCCCTTGAGGCAGAGGATAGCTGTCTGCATACTGAGGATCTTGATAAATCAGTAACTCAAATGGATTCACTATCACCTTTACTTGACCCCAAGACACATAATATGGTCCAGGCACCTGGAGTTTCTCAGTCTGCTTTGTCAAAG GACAACAGTTTCTACGATGATTTTAATGTGGACGAGGCCGACATAAATATTGAGAACTATGAAGAACTCTTTGGTGTAGCTCTTAATGATCCAAAACAGCTTTTTGATGACGAGGAACTTTTTGGAACAAAGGCCAGGTCTTACACTGCTGAG GAATCATATGTTGGAGGGGTAAATGCGTGTAGCAATGCAACATCTATTGATTCAGTGATAAGCTGTAAGACTGAAACCAATGTATGTTTTGCCGGAGAGATCAGTGCGACAGATTATCAAGATTGTGGAGCTTCTCCATCACGAATCATGGGAGAACCACCATGGTGCCCTCTGGTTTCAGAAAGTTCACTGCCTTCCTCTAGCAGGACTGATGCTGTCATGCGTTACAAGGAGAAGAAGAAGACAAGAAA CAGATTTGAGAAGAAAGTAAGATATGCATCTCGCAAGGCAAGAGCTGATGTAAGAAGAAGAGAAAAGGGACGTTTCATCAAGGCTGGTGATGCTTATGATTATGATCCATTGATACCAAGCCGAAGCTACTGA
- the LOC140841636 gene encoding uncharacterized protein — MMGQSSVNLSRDRSFRREKLGQNALALMKKLCFTLFAIGFLVFTVIALSYTPNNQLFYPFSKITNFFTPTSDAILSSDDAVVGNDVGFLTKYGSDSGGEIESVVPDCGGKVDEPIDCGDPNLFILLMRSAMENLKHIQFYRFGKPVKGNNDSTCHMAWRYMPKEANATAFYNDYRSFELIRLENCTFSLVGIGDYRSGENARKKMSKWVEANPIVLPEAGEIVNDTFSEMGSKDSFSHGKYLIYSGGKDRCKSMDQYLWSFLCMLGEAQYLNRTLVMNLSICLSKMYTSSGQDEEGKDFRFYFDFEHLLDSASVVDQAEFWSNWNMLQQKDGLTLHFVENHSKVTPMKLARVKDSLIMRKFGNVHSSNNWFQVCEGEASSVIERPWSVIWKSRPLLDVASAIGARMKWDYDAVHVERGAKVRNKESWPILDKDTSRESLLATLKNKIEDGRELYISTDERKKSFFDPLKSRYSTHFLDEHKDLWDVNSDWYAEMLKLNHGKPVEFDDFMKISVESEVLSRGKRHIETF, encoded by the coding sequence ATGATGGGTCAGTCGTCAGTAAATCTATCTAGGGATAGAAGTTTCAGGCGAGAGAAGCTTGGACAAAATGCATTAGCTTTGATGAAGAAACTCTGTTTCACTTTATTTGCTATTGGGTTTTTGGTTTTCACTGTAATTGCTTTATCTTACACGCCCAATAACCAGTTGTTTTACCCTTTCTCAAAGATCACAAATTTCTTCACACCCACTTCGGATGCCATTCTTAGCTCAGACGATGCTGTTGTGGGGAATGATGTGGGTTTCTTGACCAAATATGGGTCAGATTCCGGAGGTGAAATCGAATCTGTGGTTCCTGATTGTGGAGGAAAAGTCGATGAGCCCATTGATTGTGGCGATCCCAATTTGTTTATCTTATTAATGAGGTCTGCAATGGAGAATCTTAAACACATTCAATTCTACCGGTTTGGGAAGCCAGTGAAAGGAAATAATGATAGTACTTGTCATATGGCGTGGAGGTATATGCCTAAGGAAGCAAATGCCACCGCATTTTACAACGATTATCGGAGTTTTGAGCTTATAAGATTAGAGAATTGCACGTTTAGCTTGGTGGGCATTGGGGATTATCGTTCGGGTGAGAATGCTAGAAAGAAGATGAGCAAATGGGTGGAGGCTAATCCTATTGTGCTGCCGGAGGCTGGGGAAATTGTGAACGATACTTTTTCTGAGATGGGATCAAAGGATTCATTTAGCCATGGTAAGTATTTGATTTATTCGGGTGGCAAGGATAGGTGCAAGAGCATGGATCAGTATTTATGGAGTTTCTTGTGTATGCTAGGAGAGGCACAATATTTGAATCGAACCTTAGTTATGAACCTTAGCATATGTTTGTCTAAGATGTATACGTCATCTGGTCAAGACGAGGAAGGCAAAGATTTCAGATTTTACTTTGATTTTGAGCACTTGTTGGATTCGGCATCCGTGGTTGACCAGGCTGAGTTCTGGTCAAACTGGAACATGTTGCAACAAAAAGATGGATTAACGCTTCATTTTGTGGAGAATCATTCCAAGGTTACACCTATGAAGCTAGCGCGAGTGAAGGATAGTTTAATAATGAGAAAGTTTGGAAATGTACATTCGAGTAATAATTGGTTCCAAGTTTGTGAGGGTGAAGCCTCTTCTGTCATTGAAAGACCATGGAGTGTGATTTGGAAGTCAAGACCCTTGTTGGATGTGGCTTCGGCTATTGGAGCAAGAATGAAATGGGATTATGATGCTGTTCATGTCGAGCGAGGGGCGAAAGTGAGAAACAAGGAGTCATGGCCGATTCTTGATAAAGATACTTCGCGGGAATCTCTTCTTGCAACTTTGAAAAACAAGATCGAAGATGGAAGGGAACTTTACATTTCAACAGATGAAAGGAAAAAGTCGTTCTTTGATCCTTTGAAGAGTAGATATTCGACACATTTTCTTGATGAACATAAAGATCTCTGGGATGTCAATAGCGACTGGTATGCCGAGATGTTGAAGCTCAACCATGGAAAGCCTGTTGAATTTGATGATTTCATGAAGATTTCTGTTGAATCTGAGGTACTTTCGAGGGGAAAAAGGCATATTGAGACATTCTGA
- the LOC140841613 gene encoding zinc finger protein CONSTANS-LIKE 9-like isoform X1, whose translation MGYLCDFCGEQRSFVYCRSDAACLCLSCDRNVHSANALSRRHSRTLVCERCNSQPAFVRCIEENISLCQNCDWMEHVGSNTSHVHRIQAVNCYSGCPSATELSAIWWFLLDSTNEKKTGYMSITDNKPKDFLGPQQKDNVRDASLEAEDSCLHTEDLDKSVTQMDSLSPLLDPKTHNMVQAPGVSQSALSKVFLPETKGPDALQDNSFYDDFNVDEADINIENYEELFGVALNDPKQLFDDEELFGTKARSYTAEESYVGGVNACSNATSIDSVISCKTETNVCFAGEISATDYQDCGASPSRIMGEPPWCPLVSESSLPSSSRTDAVMRYKEKKKTRNRFEKKVRYASRKARADVRRREKGRFIKAGDAYDYDPLIPSRSY comes from the exons ATGGGTTATCTTTGTGATTTCTGTGGGGAACAAAGATCGTTTGTATATTGTCGGTCTGATGCGGCTTGTTTATGTTTATCGTGTGACCGAAATGTTCATTCTGCTAATGCTCTCTCGAGACGTCACTCAAGGACACTTGTGTGCGAAAGATGCAATTCTCAGCCGGCTTTTGTTAGATGTATTGAGGAAAATATATCTCTTTGCCAAAATTGTGATTGGATGGAGCATGTTGGCTCCAATACTAGTCATGTGCATAGGATACAAGCGGTAAATTGTTATTCTGGCTGCCCTTCAGCTACAGAACTTTCAGCAATTTGGTGGTTTCTTTTAGATTCAACCAATGAGAAGAAAACGGGTTATATGAGCATTACGGATAACAAGCCAAAGGATTTCTTAGGTCCCCAGCAAAAGGACAACGTTCGAGATGCATCCCTTGAGGCAGAGGATAGCTGTCTGCATACTGAGGATCTTGATAAATCAGTAACTCAAATGGATTCACTATCACCTTTACTTGACCCCAAGACACATAATATGGTCCAGGCACCTGGAGTTTCTCAGTCTGCTTTGTCAAAG GTTTTCTTACCTGAAACAAAGGGACCTGATGCACTTCAGGACAACAGTTTCTACGATGATTTTAATGTGGACGAGGCCGACATAAATATTGAGAACTATGAAGAACTCTTTGGTGTAGCTCTTAATGATCCAAAACAGCTTTTTGATGACGAGGAACTTTTTGGAACAAAGGCCAGGTCTTACACTGCTGAG GAATCATATGTTGGAGGGGTAAATGCGTGTAGCAATGCAACATCTATTGATTCAGTGATAAGCTGTAAGACTGAAACCAATGTATGTTTTGCCGGAGAGATCAGTGCGACAGATTATCAAGATTGTGGAGCTTCTCCATCACGAATCATGGGAGAACCACCATGGTGCCCTCTGGTTTCAGAAAGTTCACTGCCTTCCTCTAGCAGGACTGATGCTGTCATGCGTTACAAGGAGAAGAAGAAGACAAGAAA CAGATTTGAGAAGAAAGTAAGATATGCATCTCGCAAGGCAAGAGCTGATGTAAGAAGAAGAGAAAAGGGACGTTTCATCAAGGCTGGTGATGCTTATGATTATGATCCATTGATACCAAGCCGAAGCTACTGA
- the LOC140841613 gene encoding zinc finger protein CONSTANS-LIKE 9-like isoform X2 translates to MGYLCDFCGEQRSFVYCRSDAACLCLSCDRNVHSANALSRRHSRTLVCERCNSQPAFVRCIEENISLCQNCDWMEHVGSNTSHVHRIQAVNCYSGCPSATELSAIWWFLLDSTNEKKTGYMSITDNKPKDFLGPQQKDNVRDASLEAEDSCLHTEDLDKSVTQMDSLSPLLDPKTHNMVQAPGVSQSALSKVFLPETKGPDALQDNSFYDDFNVDEADINIENYEELFGVALNDPKQLFDDEELFGTKARSYTAEESYVGGVNACSNATSIDSVISCKTETNVCFAGEISATDYQDCGASPSRIMGEPPWCPLVSESSLPSSSRTDAVMRYKEKKKTRKFEKKVRYASRKARADVRRREKGRFIKAGDAYDYDPLIPSRSY, encoded by the exons ATGGGTTATCTTTGTGATTTCTGTGGGGAACAAAGATCGTTTGTATATTGTCGGTCTGATGCGGCTTGTTTATGTTTATCGTGTGACCGAAATGTTCATTCTGCTAATGCTCTCTCGAGACGTCACTCAAGGACACTTGTGTGCGAAAGATGCAATTCTCAGCCGGCTTTTGTTAGATGTATTGAGGAAAATATATCTCTTTGCCAAAATTGTGATTGGATGGAGCATGTTGGCTCCAATACTAGTCATGTGCATAGGATACAAGCGGTAAATTGTTATTCTGGCTGCCCTTCAGCTACAGAACTTTCAGCAATTTGGTGGTTTCTTTTAGATTCAACCAATGAGAAGAAAACGGGTTATATGAGCATTACGGATAACAAGCCAAAGGATTTCTTAGGTCCCCAGCAAAAGGACAACGTTCGAGATGCATCCCTTGAGGCAGAGGATAGCTGTCTGCATACTGAGGATCTTGATAAATCAGTAACTCAAATGGATTCACTATCACCTTTACTTGACCCCAAGACACATAATATGGTCCAGGCACCTGGAGTTTCTCAGTCTGCTTTGTCAAAG GTTTTCTTACCTGAAACAAAGGGACCTGATGCACTTCAGGACAACAGTTTCTACGATGATTTTAATGTGGACGAGGCCGACATAAATATTGAGAACTATGAAGAACTCTTTGGTGTAGCTCTTAATGATCCAAAACAGCTTTTTGATGACGAGGAACTTTTTGGAACAAAGGCCAGGTCTTACACTGCTGAG GAATCATATGTTGGAGGGGTAAATGCGTGTAGCAATGCAACATCTATTGATTCAGTGATAAGCTGTAAGACTGAAACCAATGTATGTTTTGCCGGAGAGATCAGTGCGACAGATTATCAAGATTGTGGAGCTTCTCCATCACGAATCATGGGAGAACCACCATGGTGCCCTCTGGTTTCAGAAAGTTCACTGCCTTCCTCTAGCAGGACTGATGCTGTCATGCGTTACAAGGAGAAGAAGAAGACAAGAAA ATTTGAGAAGAAAGTAAGATATGCATCTCGCAAGGCAAGAGCTGATGTAAGAAGAAGAGAAAAGGGACGTTTCATCAAGGCTGGTGATGCTTATGATTATGATCCATTGATACCAAGCCGAAGCTACTGA